From a region of the Argiope bruennichi chromosome 8, qqArgBrue1.1, whole genome shotgun sequence genome:
- the LOC129981165 gene encoding uncharacterized protein LOC129981165, translated as MRLRNRPKMPTECSDTNNSDDFEAPNFDVRKFITEVEQRPAIWDTTSKFYSDKQMKKNSWDELVGIFINKENPSEDERNEYCRILQRKWKSARDCFNRECQRLKMAQQGIITSRKSPYVFYKNLSFLHKVMSKSKSINLTKNAEPTSNDTSNSTDASTVSNTDTSLNTTDNSSVSNTDTLSPNYTTSTPSTSAEQMLIDDVYQLDDDDSSPEPSTERRPKRPKVENDLDDDSVLTRMLQPNIQLIEGKVQTTESAAKTLEDDSDRLFLLSLLEPLKQVPDRLRMSVRVKMMQVVDSAMKWGKDLALE; from the exons ATGCGACTACGGAATCGGCCAAAAATGCCTACTGAATGTTCCGATACGAATAATAGTGATGATTTCGAGGCACCGAATTTTGATGTCAGGAAATTCATAACAGAAGTGGAACAAAGGCCGGCAATTTGGGATACAACATCCAAATTTTATTCAGacaagcaaatgaaaaaaaattcttgggaTGAACTCGTGGGCATTTTCATCAATAAAGAAAATCCTTCGGAAGACGAAAGAAACGAATATT gtagaaTATTGCAACGCAAATGGAAGAGTGCGAGAGATTGCTTCAACAGAGAATGCCAGAGGCTGAAAATGGCGCAACAGGGCATCATTACGTCTCGAAAATCACCGTATGTATTCTACAAAAATCTTTCGTTCCTTCACAAAGTAATGAGTAAGAGTAAATCGATCAACTTGACTAAGAATGCAGAACCTACTTCGAACGATACTTCAAACAGCACCGATGCTTCAACAGTCAGCAACACGGATACATCACTTAACACCACAGACAATTCATCAGTCAGCAATACAGACACTTTATCTCCTAACTATACAACAAGCACTCCATCGACGAGCGCCGAACAAATGCTTATCGACGATGTCTATCAACTTGATGATGATGATTCCTCACCTGAGCCCAGCACTGAACGAAGACCGAAAAGACCGAAAGTTGAGAATGATCTTGATGATGACTCAGTTTTGACAAGAATGTTGCAGCCTAACATACAGTTGATAGAAGGGAAAGTACAGACAACAGAAAGTGCAGCTAAAACACTAGAAGATGATAGTGATCGATTATTTTTGTTGTCCCTACTTGAGCCTTTAAAACAAGTTCCAGATAGGCTAAGAATGTCTGTTCGTGTAAAGATGATGCAAGTTGTAGATAGTGCCATGAAGTGGGGCAAAGACTTGGCATTGGAATAA